The Drosophila biarmipes strain raj3 chromosome 2L, RU_DBia_V1.1, whole genome shotgun sequence genome has a window encoding:
- the LOC108033868 gene encoding nuclear hormone receptor FTZ-F1 beta, which produces MPNMSSIKAEQQGAPIGGGTGGYQLPVNMCTTSVATSTTTSLGVGASGGATGSRHNVSVTNIKCELDELPTPNGNLVPVIANYGHGSLRIPLSGQPPSHEDSDSEEELANIENLKVRRRTAADKNGPRPMSWEGELSDAEVNGGEELMEMEPTIKNEVVVASAATPLQPTCALQPIKTELENIAGELQLQGKTYPMSNSQGGHGAAKMKLAPTQSDPINLKFEPPLGDNSPLLAARSKSSSGGHLPLPANPSPDSAIHSVYTHSSPSQSPLTSRHAPYTPSLSRNNSDASHSSCYSYSSEFSPTHSPIQARHAPPAGTLYGNGGVHHHSVLYRPLKVEASSTVPASGQEAQNLSMDSASSGCLDAVASGSSHPASPAGISRQQLINSPCPICGDKISGFHYGIFSCESCKGFFKRTVQNRKNYVCVRGGPCQVSISTRKKCPACRFEKCLQKGMKLEAIREDRTRGGRSTYQCSYTLPNSMLSPLLSPDQAAAAAAAAAVASQQQQQQQQQQQQQRLHQLNGFGGVAIPSSTSLPASPSLGGASIKSEESGETGKHSLRTGNVPPLLQEIMDVEHLWQYTDAELARINQPLSAFASGSSSSSSSSAASTGAHAQPQMTNPLLASAGLTSNGENANPDLIAHLCNVADHRLYKIVKWCKSLPLFKNISIDDQICLLINSWCELLLFSCCFRSIDTPGEIKMSQGRKITLSQAKSNGLQTCIERMLNLTDHLRRLRVDRYEYVAMKVIVLLQSDTTELQEAVKVRECQEKALQSLQAYTLAHYPDTPSKFGELLLRIPDLQRTCQLGKEMLTIKTRDGADFNLLMELLRGEH; this is translated from the exons ATGCCAAACATGTCGAGCATCAAGGCGGAGCAGCAGGGTGCTCCCATTGGGGGAGGAACCGGTGGCTATCAACTGCCGGTCAACATGTGCACCACTTCCGTGGCCACCTCGACGACGACAAGCTTGGGAGTGGGAGCCTCGGGAGGCGCAACTGGATCCCGGCATAATGTCTCTGTGACCAATATCAAGTGTGAGTTGGATGAGCTGCCCACGCCCAACGGAAACCTGGTGCCTGTGATCGCAAACTACGGTCATGGAAGCCTGCGGATTCCCCTCAGTGGGCAGCCGCCCAGCCACGAGGATTCCGATTCGGAGGAGGAGTTGGCGAACATTGAGAACCTGAAGGTGCGACGAAGGACGGCGGCGGACAAGAATGGACCGCGTCCCATGTCCTGGGAGGGTGAACTGAGCGACGCGGAGGTCAATGGCGGAGAGGAACTGATGGAAATGGAGCCGACGATCAAGAACGAGGTGGTGGTGGCCagcgctgccacgcccctgcaGCCCACCTGCGCCCTCCAGCCCATCAAGACCGAACTGGAGAACATTGCCGgcgagctgcagctgcagggGAAGACCTACCCCATGTCCAACTCCCAGGGGGGACATGGAGCTGCCAAGATGAAGCTGGCGCCCACGCAGAGTGATCCCATCAATCTCAAGTTTGAGCCACCGCTGGGGGACAACTCACCGCTTCTGGCTGCCCGCAGCAAGTCGAGCAGTGGCGGTCACCTGCCCCTGCCGGCGAATCCCAGTCCCGACTCCGCCATACATTCCGTCTACACGCACAGCTCGCCATCGCAGTCGCCGCTAACGTCGCGCCACGCCCCCTACACGCCCTCGCTGAGCCGCAACAACAGCGACGCCTCGCACAGCAGTTGCTACAGCTACAGCTCCGAGTTCAGTCCCACCCACTCGCCCATCCAGGCGCGGCATGCCCCACCAGCGGGCACACTCTACGGCAATGGCGGCGTGCATCATCACAGCGTTCTGTACCGGCCCCTCAAGGTGGAGGCCTCGTCGACGGTGCCCGCGAGTGGTCAGGAGGCCCAGAACCTCAGCATGGATTCGGCCTCTAGCGGGTGTCTGGATGCAGTTGCTTCGGGCTCCTCGCATCCCGCCTCGCCGGCGGGCATATCGCGGCAGCAGTTGATCAACTCGCCGTGCCCCATCTGCGGCGACAAGATCAGTGGCTTCCACTACGGCATCTTCTCCTGCGAGTCCTGCAAGGGCTTCTTCAAGCGCACCGTGCAGAACCGCAAGAACTATGTGTGCGTGCGCGGAGGTCCCTGCCAGGTGAGCATCTCCACGCGCAAGAAGTGCCCGGCCTGCCGCTTCGAGAAGTGCCTGCAGAAGGGCATGAAGCTGGAGGCCATTCGGGAGGATCGCACCCGGGGCGGCCGCTCCACCTACCAGTGCTCCTACACGCTACCCAACTCCATGCTCAGTCCGCTCCTGAGTCCGGACCAAGCGGctgcagcagccgccgccgctgcagtGGCaagtcagcagcagcagcagcagcaacaacagcagcagcaacagcgacTGCATCAACTGAATGGCTTCGGAGGAGTGGCCATTCCCTCCTCCACTTCCCTGCCGGCCAGCCCCAGTTTGGGGGGAGCTTCCATCAAGTCGGAGGAGTCAGGGGAGACGGGCAAGCACAGCCTGCGAACCGGAAACGTACCACCACTACTGCAG GAAATCATGGATGTTGAGCATCTGTGGCAGTACACCGATGCGGAGCTGGCCCGCATCAACCAACCGCTATCCGCTTTCGCATCCGGCAGCTCATCTTCATCGTCATCGTCAGCCGCGTCCACGGGCGCCCACGCGCAGCCGCAAATGACCAATCCCCTGCTGGCCAGTGCCGGTCTCACCTCGAATGGAGAGAACGCCAATCCCGATCTGATTGCCCATCTCTGCAACGTGGCCGATCATCGGCTGTACAAGATTGTCAAGTGGTGCAAGAGTTTGCCGCTCTTCAAGAACATTTCG ATCGACGACCAGATCTGCTTGCTCATTAACTCGTGGTGCGAACTGTTGCTCTTCTCCTGCTGTTTTCGATCGATTGATACCCCCGGCGAGATTAAAATGTCACAAGGCAGGAAGATCACCCTATCGCAGGCAAAATCTAATGGCTTGCAG ACTTGCATTGAACGGATGCTCAATCTGACAGATCACCTGAGGCGATTACGCGTTGATCGCTACGAGTATGTTGCCATGAAGGTGATTGTGCTGTTGCAGTCAG ATACGACGGAGTTGCAGGAGGCGGTGAAGGTGCGAGAGTGCCAGGAGAAGGCGCTGCAGAGCCTGCAGGCCTACACGCTGGCCCATTATCCTGACACGCCGTCAAAGTTCGGGGAACTCCTGCTGCGCATTCCCGATCTGCAGCGAACGTGCCAG CTGGGCAAGGAGATGCTGACGATCAAGACTCGCGATGGGGCAGATTTCAATTTGCTAATGGAGCTCTTGCGCGGAGAGCATTGA
- the LOC108033260 gene encoding uncharacterized protein LOC108033260: MELSNISLEEYKTNQRTLKKIKSIDKIFKTYLPKTSDRKSKKLPMSILKNTENSKIQNYYHDPNETEPYSNVPNLENIEPKSQTRLFGSKLNTASTITLKNEPQIDVTNISKAIRQPTDLEISHARISSGEMGKRSMNSLSSECSANGAPVSGNPMNCVTFAEPEIRNNSFFDQESTYSNNTCGYEFISPSETYSNQSYLDVDENFCCCCQGAMQPEQGLEQPVKIGGRTFSTSNFLGQREIATDEDQYLSNSNEDIDRGNEDEEVSGADEDSDGSRQRTVQNQDSKDRGFQMPDPEIRNSTTERVANFRGPVAGSASSSFSGSASSGSIGMRPLSSLIYGGPPPPEESNCLDIDAFLRTQHRLPPRREIQNYRNFNDTLQGQSVYMTDYKPIVPRGGRFNQFPEPACGGRSFQDMPMCGGFEASYPVPTVPLYIDPFLPNMPQGGGFEARYPAPTEPIFFGPLPQAIPPGGVFDDGCPLCPNTYFCPCPCVGQYRPGDSCPPPDVTAFCYSTGYSTRMYGMGGSCMEPQGPGYGCPFPGGPLWMDPQPPIWGP, from the exons ATGGAGCTTTCTAACATCAGTCTCGAGGAGTATAAAACAAACCAACGCACCTTGAAAAAGATCAAGAGcatagataaaatatttaagaccTATTTGCCTAAAACATCGGACAGGAAATCTAAAAAATTGCCCATGTCTATactaaaaaacaccgaaaatagTAAAATCCAAAATTACTATCATGATCCCAATGAAACAGAACCCTATAGTAACGTGCCTAACTTGGAAAACATCGAACCCAAATCACAAACTCGGTTGTTCGGTAGTAAACTTAACACCGCATCCACGATAACCTTAAAGAACGAACCCCAAATAGATGTTACTAACATATCGAAAGCTATACGACAACCAACCGACTTGGAAAT TTCTCATGCCCGCATTTCTTCCGGGGAAATGGGTAAGAGAAGTATGAATTCATTATCCTCCGAATGCTCGGCAAACG GTGCTCCGGTCAGTGGTAACCCGATGAACTGTGTGACCTTCGCCGAACCGGAAATACGAAACAATTCTTTCTTCGACCAGGAATCGACCTACTCCAACAACACATGTGGCTACGAGTTTATTTCTCCATCTGAGACGTATTCAAACCAATCCTATCTGGATGTTGATGAGaacttttgttgctgctgccaagGTGCTATGCAACCAGAGCAGGGCTTAGAGCAGCCTGTTAAAATAGGTGGCCGAACATTTTCAACCTCCAATTTCCTTGGGCAGCGAGAAATCGCCACAGATGAGGACCAATATTTATCAAATTCCAATGAAGACATCGATAGGGGTAACGAGGATGAAGAGGTCTCTGGGGCTGACGAAGACTCCGATGGTTCTAGGCAACGAACTGTACAAAACCAGGATTCAAAGGATCGCGGATTCCAAATGCCAGATCCAGAAATCCGCAATAGTACTACGGAGAGAGTGGCCAACTTCAGAGGTCCTGTGGCTGGCAGCGCGAGTTCCTCTTTTTCTGGCTCGGCTAGCAGTGGTTCCATCGGAATGAGACCTCTAAGCTCCCTTATTTATGGTGGCCCGCCTCCGCCGGAGGAATCGAATTGTCTGGATATCGACGCATTCCTGAGAACCCAACACCGACTGCCACCACGGAGAGAGATCCAAAACTACCGCAACTTCAACGATACGCTGCAGGGCCAATCTGTTTATATGACCGATTACAAGCCCATTGTACCCAGGGGCGGTCGGTTTAACCAGTTTCCGGAACCGGCATGCGGAGGACGCAGTTTCCAGGACATGCCAATGTGCGGTGGATTTGAAGCAAGCTACCCGGTTCCCACTGTACCGCTTTATATCGATCCCTTCCTCCCGAATATGCCTCAGGGAGGCGGATTCGAAGCCAGATATCCCGCTCCCACTGAACCGATTTTTTTCGGTCCTCTTCCCCAGGCTATACCTCCAGGAGGGGTATTTGACGACGGCTGTCCCTTATGCCCTAACACATATTTCTGTCCCTGTCCCTGCGTTGGTCAATACCGACCTGGAGATAGCTGTCCTCCACCCGATGTCACTGCATTTTGCTATTCAACTGGCTACTCCACTAGAATGTATGGAATGGGGGGCAGCTGCATGGAACCACAAGG ACCTGGATACGGCTGCCCTTTTCCAGGCGGTCCCCTGTGGATGGACCCGCAGCCACCCATATGGGGTCCTTGA